A DNA window from Allokutzneria albata contains the following coding sequences:
- a CDS encoding MMPL family transporter, producing the protein MRALAGALLVVWLAVGGLTGAYAGKLVEVSENDSSAFLPNSAEATVVAELQKKFQSDNAIPAIVVAERTGGLTEADRSFVVERTRAYKASPVIPSAPPDIAAAQVVVLLDVTDDPGDAVERLRDGLREPPQGLTVLVTGPAGQIADLSAAFGGIDGLLLLVAAGVVALILVVVYRSPLLPLLVLLSAVFALGLASFVVHLLASNDILTLNGQSQGILFILVVGAATDYALLLVSRFREELRDTEDKFAAIRTALRQTIEPIAASAGTVVLGVLCLLFSDLDSNRGLGPVAAVGIGAALLAATTFLPAALALCGRGAFWPFAPRFGSTHSGTGGLWGRVAELVRRRPRAIWVSTAVLLLVGVAFIPQLKVSGTAQSDFFLTRVDSVAGQEVLSRHFPGGADSPTVVIANEARTAAVIAKSTVDGVAAVRPTGTAEGLVRVEVTLDDAPDSDAAVATVERIRAAVHGIDGADAKVGGQTATLLDTRSTSERDRLVIIPIVLVVVFLVLVALLRSLLAPLLLIATVVLSFAATMGVSALVFNHVLGFPGADPVVPLFGFVFLVALGIDYNIFLMTRVREETARLGTVEGTLRGLSVTGGVITSAGVVLAATFAALAVLPILFLAQIAFIVAFGVLLDTLIVRSLLVPALAVDIGGRIWWPSKLR; encoded by the coding sequence ATGAGAGCCCTCGCCGGGGCACTGCTCGTCGTCTGGCTCGCCGTGGGCGGCCTCACCGGCGCCTACGCGGGCAAGCTCGTCGAGGTGTCCGAGAACGACAGCAGCGCCTTCCTGCCGAACTCGGCCGAGGCGACCGTGGTCGCCGAACTCCAGAAGAAGTTCCAGAGCGACAACGCCATTCCGGCGATCGTGGTGGCCGAGCGGACCGGAGGGCTCACCGAAGCCGACCGGTCGTTCGTGGTCGAGCGCACGCGTGCCTACAAGGCGTCACCCGTGATTCCCTCGGCACCGCCGGACATCGCGGCCGCGCAGGTCGTCGTCCTGCTGGACGTGACCGACGATCCGGGCGACGCGGTCGAGCGCCTGCGCGACGGTTTGCGCGAGCCGCCGCAGGGGTTGACGGTGCTGGTCACCGGCCCCGCCGGGCAGATCGCGGACCTGTCGGCGGCGTTCGGGGGCATCGACGGGCTGCTGTTGCTCGTGGCGGCCGGCGTCGTCGCCCTCATCCTGGTCGTGGTCTACCGGAGCCCGCTGTTGCCGCTGCTCGTGCTGCTGTCGGCGGTGTTCGCGCTGGGGCTGGCGAGCTTCGTCGTTCACCTGTTGGCCTCCAACGACATCCTGACGTTGAACGGCCAGAGCCAGGGCATCCTCTTCATCCTCGTGGTCGGGGCCGCGACCGACTACGCGCTCCTGCTGGTGTCGCGGTTCCGGGAGGAGCTGCGCGACACCGAGGACAAGTTCGCCGCGATCCGCACAGCGCTGCGGCAGACGATCGAGCCGATCGCCGCGTCCGCGGGCACGGTCGTCCTGGGCGTGCTGTGCCTGCTGTTCAGCGACCTCGACTCGAACCGGGGACTCGGCCCGGTGGCCGCGGTCGGCATCGGCGCCGCGCTGCTGGCCGCGACGACCTTCCTGCCCGCGGCACTGGCGTTGTGCGGGCGGGGTGCTTTCTGGCCGTTCGCGCCGCGGTTCGGCTCAACGCACTCCGGGACCGGCGGTCTGTGGGGACGAGTCGCGGAACTGGTGCGGCGCAGGCCCCGTGCGATCTGGGTCTCCACCGCGGTGCTGCTGCTCGTCGGCGTCGCGTTCATCCCGCAGCTCAAGGTTTCCGGCACGGCGCAGTCGGACTTCTTCCTCACCCGGGTCGACTCGGTCGCTGGTCAGGAGGTCCTCTCGCGGCACTTCCCCGGCGGCGCCGACTCACCGACGGTCGTCATCGCCAACGAGGCGCGGACAGCGGCGGTGATCGCGAAGTCCACAGTGGACGGTGTCGCGGCGGTGCGCCCGACCGGGACGGCGGAGGGTCTGGTCCGCGTGGAGGTCACGCTCGACGACGCTCCGGACTCCGACGCGGCCGTGGCGACCGTCGAGCGCATCCGGGCGGCGGTGCACGGCATCGACGGTGCGGACGCGAAGGTCGGCGGGCAGACGGCGACCTTGCTGGACACGCGGTCGACCTCCGAGCGCGACCGGCTGGTGATCATCCCGATCGTGCTGGTGGTGGTCTTCCTGGTGCTCGTCGCGCTGCTGAGGTCGTTGCTGGCGCCGTTGCTGCTGATCGCCACGGTGGTGCTGTCCTTCGCCGCCACGATGGGGGTGTCGGCGCTGGTCTTCAACCACGTGCTCGGCTTCCCCGGTGCCGATCCGGTCGTGCCCCTGTTCGGGTTCGTGTTCCTGGTGGCACTGGGCATCGACTACAACATCTTCCTGATGACCCGGGTCCGCGAGGAGACCGCGCGGCTGGGCACGGTCGAGGGCACGCTGCGCGGGTTGAGCGTGACCGGGGGCGTGATCACCTCGGCGGGCGTGGTGCTCGCGGCGACGTTCGCGGCGCTCGCGGTGCTGCCGATCCTGTTCCTGGCCCAGATCGCGTTCATCGTGGCGTTCGGCGTCCTGCTGGACACGCTGATCGTGCGGTCGCTTCTGGTCCCCGCCCTGGCGGTGGACATCGGCGGGCGCATCTGGTGGCCGTCGAAGTTGCGGTAG
- a CDS encoding glycosyl hydrolase family 28-related protein yields MLSRRTFLSGGLAATVGYHLLPAPAAASPAAAESPLWREFVRTPYTHPQIPNISFAGYRYGAEPPRGAVRANVLSYGAKRDGSADSAPAINRAIADVGQRGGGVVNLPAGTYRIDDIVQIGYDNVVLRGAGSGKTILHGTRSLEQIIGINRSRYGSENSAWSWSGGIVWVCHRDRYRDLTDAVKAKKWPMEGWTGNEGDKTSMITTVSAAAKRGDFDLTVADGSRLSPGQRVLLQIDDDADYGLLKHMCGDIAGTASYTWSNKDKLLSYRPFQWPVRIESVQDNRVRLQQPLPLDARLAWKPRLTTLTPPVVGAGVEGLTIRFVKTQRPAHLQDKGYNGLVFQCAWDCWADDVSVVDSDNGFLFVASKNVTLRRTRVDGRGQHHSYACREQAHDNLVEDFGIGKFTEPAPPGAGHHGINVEGLSCGNVWSRGRMEAGTFDTHRGLPFHNVRTEVEIFNDGNHGGSANAGPLYGARFTHWNVKVTNERAGCVKIDHVAPCSATVGISTVREFGQVDKPDFTGPLNSRIDSYGSHTLPTNLHRAQRALRLRRG; encoded by the coding sequence ATGCTCTCTCGCAGGACGTTCCTCTCCGGTGGTTTGGCTGCGACGGTCGGCTACCACCTGCTCCCCGCCCCCGCGGCGGCTTCCCCCGCGGCGGCCGAGTCACCGCTCTGGCGCGAGTTCGTCCGGACGCCGTACACGCATCCGCAGATCCCCAACATCTCGTTCGCGGGCTATCGCTACGGCGCCGAACCGCCGCGCGGGGCCGTGCGCGCCAACGTGCTCAGCTACGGCGCGAAGCGCGACGGCTCCGCCGACTCCGCCCCCGCGATCAACCGGGCGATCGCCGACGTCGGTCAGCGCGGCGGTGGCGTGGTCAACCTGCCCGCGGGCACCTACCGCATCGACGACATCGTGCAGATCGGCTACGACAACGTGGTGCTGCGCGGTGCGGGCAGCGGCAAGACGATTCTCCACGGCACGCGCTCGCTCGAGCAGATCATCGGCATCAACCGCAGCCGCTACGGCTCGGAGAACTCCGCGTGGAGCTGGTCCGGCGGCATCGTCTGGGTGTGCCACCGCGACCGCTACCGGGACTTGACGGATGCCGTCAAGGCGAAGAAGTGGCCGATGGAGGGGTGGACCGGCAACGAGGGCGACAAGACCTCGATGATCACTACCGTCTCCGCGGCGGCGAAACGCGGGGACTTCGACCTGACCGTCGCCGACGGCAGCCGCCTCAGCCCGGGGCAGCGCGTCCTGCTCCAGATCGACGACGACGCCGACTACGGGCTGCTCAAGCACATGTGCGGCGACATCGCGGGAACCGCGAGCTACACCTGGTCCAACAAGGACAAGCTGCTGTCCTACCGCCCGTTCCAGTGGCCGGTGCGGATCGAATCGGTGCAGGACAACAGGGTTCGCCTCCAGCAGCCGCTTCCGCTCGACGCCCGACTTGCCTGGAAGCCGCGCCTGACCACGCTCACCCCGCCCGTCGTCGGCGCCGGGGTCGAGGGCCTGACCATCAGGTTCGTGAAGACGCAGCGCCCGGCGCACCTGCAGGACAAGGGGTACAACGGCCTGGTGTTCCAGTGCGCGTGGGACTGCTGGGCCGACGATGTGTCCGTTGTGGACAGTGACAACGGCTTCCTCTTCGTGGCTTCCAAGAACGTCACCCTGCGCAGGACGCGGGTTGACGGGCGCGGTCAACACCACTCGTACGCGTGCCGCGAGCAGGCGCACGACAACCTCGTCGAGGACTTCGGCATCGGCAAGTTCACCGAACCCGCACCGCCCGGCGCCGGTCACCACGGCATCAACGTGGAGGGACTGTCGTGCGGCAACGTGTGGTCGCGCGGGCGGATGGAGGCGGGCACCTTCGACACCCACCGCGGCCTGCCGTTCCACAACGTGCGCACCGAGGTGGAGATCTTCAACGACGGCAACCACGGCGGCAGCGCGAACGCGGGGCCCTTGTACGGAGCCAGGTTCACCCACTGGAACGTCAAGGTCACCAACGAGCGCGCGGGCTGCGTGAAGATCGACCACGTCGCCCCGTGCAGCGCCACGGTCGGCATCTCCACGGTCCGCGAGTTCGGCCAGGTCGACAAGCCCGACTTCACCGGCCCCCTCAACTCCCGCATCGACTCCTACGGAAGCCACACCCTCCCCACGAACCTCCACCGAGCCCAACGCGCACTCCGCCTTCGCCGGGGTTAG
- a CDS encoding glycosyl hydrolase 2 galactose-binding domain-containing protein: protein MFRRKAPWLAAALGLALLAPVPAAIAQQDERAVGFSAPTALGQTATVPDWRMRSSAGLTVEGDRISVPGFPERDWLRVPARSTVMAGLIANRKYPDVNHSTNLQQVDAKDFQVPWWYRRDLVAAPVPGRHTFLRLNGGVISRGEVWFNGTKLAGTDKVVGAYPMQEFDVTALLRPGRNALAIKAMPADPFRDLTVSFLDWSPLAPDNNMGIWRDVNLTSTGPVSLLDPRALPKLQLPDMRRADVTVKAEVRNNTDRSIITTVGGDIERARFEQRITLAPKETKTVEFAPVRIDNPRVWWPAQFGEQPRYTLNLHVAGSDSASRKFGIRDVGSFLTPEGYRKFTVNGKDFGVRGGGWASDLFLRTQPGRLADQLRYVKDLGLNTIRLEGKEEDHELLELADSMGIMLMPGWECCTKWEAWAKKNPTHPWTEEDNRVAAESATAEARRFVNSPSILAFFIGSDNYATAAIEKLYLDAFHKVDFRVPVMPSAARRPSSQQPPPILGEAGMKMDGPYWWIPPNYWYEKKNGGNYGFASETGPGPMVPELDSLKKFLTEAEIDDLWRKPDQAHYHLAKKQVFSNLGDLVRAITNRYGPIKDREDFLWKAQLSNYEANRAQFEAYGRDFSAAEKPSTGVIYWMLNNAWPTLYWHLYDYELGTNGSYFGAKTGLRPLHAQYSYDDRSIAVVNTGLNEVAGLTVEATALDLAGTVLSSETKQVTARANASVRAMTAAKPASVNGAYFVRLVMKDASGKALDRNVYALSTKDDKVDHSKVTWWHSPTVEYGDMKGLQDLPAAELSTKDARSRVRGDKVVTEVTLRNDSKTVAFFQRASLRKGAGGEQVTPATWTDNYVTLWPGEQTTITAEYRISDLGGKVPHVRLSGWNAQQREVAAPLF, encoded by the coding sequence ATGTTCCGACGCAAGGCCCCATGGCTCGCCGCCGCGCTCGGCCTCGCCCTGCTCGCGCCCGTCCCCGCCGCGATCGCGCAGCAGGACGAGCGGGCGGTCGGCTTCAGCGCGCCAACCGCTCTCGGTCAGACGGCCACCGTGCCGGACTGGCGCATGCGCTCCTCCGCGGGACTGACCGTCGAGGGTGACCGCATCTCCGTTCCCGGTTTCCCCGAGCGGGACTGGCTGCGGGTGCCCGCTCGCTCCACCGTGATGGCCGGGCTCATCGCCAACCGCAAGTACCCGGACGTCAACCACTCCACCAACCTGCAGCAGGTCGACGCCAAGGACTTCCAGGTGCCGTGGTGGTACCGGCGCGACCTGGTCGCCGCGCCGGTACCGGGCAGGCACACGTTCCTGCGGCTCAACGGCGGCGTGATCTCGCGCGGTGAGGTGTGGTTCAACGGCACCAAGCTGGCCGGGACGGACAAGGTCGTCGGCGCCTACCCGATGCAGGAGTTCGACGTCACCGCGCTGCTGCGGCCCGGCCGCAACGCGCTGGCGATCAAGGCGATGCCGGCCGACCCGTTCCGCGACCTCACGGTGAGCTTCCTGGACTGGAGCCCGCTCGCGCCCGACAACAACATGGGCATCTGGCGGGACGTCAACCTCACCTCCACCGGCCCGGTGTCCCTGCTCGACCCTCGCGCGCTGCCTAAGCTCCAGCTGCCCGACATGCGCAGGGCCGACGTGACGGTGAAGGCGGAGGTGCGCAACAACACCGACCGCTCGATCATCACCACGGTCGGCGGCGATATCGAGCGCGCCCGCTTCGAACAGCGGATCACGTTGGCGCCCAAGGAGACCAAGACCGTCGAGTTCGCCCCGGTGCGGATCGACAACCCGCGCGTGTGGTGGCCCGCCCAGTTCGGCGAGCAGCCCAGGTACACGCTGAACTTGCACGTGGCCGGTTCCGACAGCGCGAGCCGGAAGTTCGGCATCCGCGACGTCGGCTCGTTCCTGACGCCGGAGGGCTACCGCAAGTTCACCGTGAACGGCAAGGACTTCGGCGTCCGCGGCGGCGGCTGGGCCTCGGACCTGTTCCTGCGCACGCAGCCAGGACGGCTCGCCGACCAGCTGCGCTACGTCAAGGACCTCGGCCTGAACACGATCCGCCTCGAGGGCAAGGAAGAGGACCACGAACTGCTGGAACTGGCCGACAGCATGGGCATCATGCTCATGCCGGGCTGGGAGTGCTGCACGAAGTGGGAGGCGTGGGCGAAGAAGAACCCCACCCACCCGTGGACGGAGGAGGACAACCGCGTCGCGGCCGAGTCCGCCACCGCCGAGGCGCGCCGCTTCGTCAACAGCCCGAGCATCCTGGCCTTCTTCATCGGCAGCGACAACTACGCCACCGCCGCCATCGAAAAGCTGTACCTGGACGCCTTCCACAAGGTCGACTTCCGGGTGCCGGTGATGCCGTCGGCCGCGCGCAGGCCGTCCTCCCAGCAGCCGCCGCCGATCCTGGGCGAGGCCGGGATGAAGATGGACGGGCCGTACTGGTGGATCCCGCCGAACTACTGGTACGAGAAGAAGAACGGTGGCAACTACGGTTTCGCCTCCGAGACCGGGCCCGGCCCGATGGTCCCCGAGCTGGACAGCCTGAAGAAGTTCCTCACCGAGGCCGAGATCGACGACCTCTGGCGCAAGCCGGACCAGGCGCACTACCACCTGGCGAAGAAGCAGGTCTTCTCCAACCTCGGCGACCTGGTCAGGGCGATCACCAACCGCTACGGGCCGATCAAGGACCGCGAGGACTTCCTGTGGAAGGCCCAGCTGTCCAACTACGAGGCCAACCGCGCGCAGTTCGAGGCGTACGGGCGGGACTTCTCCGCGGCGGAGAAGCCGTCGACCGGCGTCATCTACTGGATGTTGAACAACGCGTGGCCGACGCTGTACTGGCACCTCTACGACTACGAGCTGGGCACCAACGGCTCGTACTTCGGCGCCAAGACGGGGCTGCGCCCGCTGCACGCGCAGTACTCCTACGACGACCGCTCGATCGCCGTGGTGAACACCGGCCTCAACGAGGTCGCCGGGCTGACCGTGGAGGCGACCGCGCTCGACCTCGCGGGCACCGTGCTGTCCTCGGAGACCAAGCAGGTCACCGCCAGGGCCAACGCCTCGGTGCGGGCGATGACCGCGGCCAAGCCCGCTTCGGTCAACGGCGCGTACTTCGTCCGCCTGGTGATGAAGGACGCGAGCGGCAAGGCGTTGGACCGCAACGTCTACGCACTGTCCACAAAGGACGACAAGGTGGACCACAGCAAGGTCACCTGGTGGCACTCCCCCACCGTCGAGTACGGCGACATGAAGGGGCTGCAGGACCTCCCGGCCGCCGAACTGTCCACCAAGGACGCCCGCTCGCGGGTGCGGGGCGACAAGGTCGTCACCGAGGTGACCCTGCGCAACGACTCCAAGACGGTGGCGTTCTTCCAGCGCGCGAGCCTGCGCAAGGGCGCCGGTGGCGAGCAGGTCACGCCCGCGACGTGGACCGACAACTACGTCACGCTGTGGCCGGGTGAGCAGACCACCATCACCGCCGAGTACCGGATTTCCGATCTGGGCGGGAAGGTCCCCCACGTTCGGCTGTCCGGCTGGAACGCCCAACAGCGGGAGGTGGCCGCCCCGCTGTTCTGA
- a CDS encoding glycosyl hydrolase 2 galactose-binding domain-containing protein → MSRRSRWLAAVVGLSLVIPLVPATSAVAQEDTTTAAPGQAGEVRTIPDWRMQTSRSVTGGGDAISRPGFNDVNWLKVPARSTVMAGLIANRKYPDLNHSTNMKQVNSADFAVPWWYRKGFTADPVPGGHTFLKLNGGILSRGEVWLNGTKLAGTDKVIGAYPIREFDVTNLIRKGDNAIALRADSVDPKRDLTIHFIDWAQFPPDRNQGMFRDVTLAGSGAVALRNLRVDSDLPLPSLTSATVTVKVDARNNTDRPQSAEVSGTVDGQSFRQQLSLGAKETRTATFTLKLDKPRVWWPFQMGEQPLYEASVSATVGGSPSDAAKTTFGIREIDSKLLQGGRQFFVNGQPFLVRGGGWASDLFLRTDLRKIEDQLKLTKAMGMNTIRLEGKPENDEFYDMADRMGIMLLTGWECCSKWESYDTFTAEDNRVAGESAESEARRIRNHPSMIGFLIGSDFAPPAAQEKIYLDALRRAEWNLPVISSAKALASPQLGSPGMKMEGPYWWVPPNYWYNKQKGGASGFASEIGPGPTIPELDSLRKFLPPNEIDALRDYNAKHYHLAPSDTFSKLSFWGTALDGRYGKPTSTEDLVRKAQLANYEVNRAQLEAFGRNWSDADKPSTGVIYWMLNSAWPTLYWNLIDHNLATGGSYFGAKTAMRPLHVQYSYDDNSLAVVNTGLRDVSGLSVQATVFNLDGTQKADISQPVTAKANASVRAGALPQPGGLSSTYFVRLLLKDASGKVVDRNVYWLSTKADKLNYAGSTWYHTPQTEYADLKGLNNLPQGSVTATAQTTAGSTKVTITNNGDKVAFFVRVSLRAGAGGPEVHPTTWSDNYVTLWPGESTTVTADYRLSDLGGKPPHVQVSGHNVPKVEVR, encoded by the coding sequence ATGTCCCGACGTTCCCGCTGGCTCGCGGCCGTGGTCGGCCTGAGCCTGGTCATCCCCCTGGTGCCCGCGACCAGCGCGGTTGCCCAGGAAGACACCACGACGGCCGCACCGGGCCAGGCAGGCGAGGTGCGCACGATCCCCGACTGGCGGATGCAGACCTCGCGATCGGTGACCGGCGGCGGTGACGCGATCTCCCGTCCCGGGTTCAACGACGTGAACTGGCTGAAGGTCCCGGCCCGCTCCACCGTCATGGCCGGGCTCATCGCCAACCGGAAGTACCCGGACCTGAACCACTCGACGAACATGAAGCAGGTCAACTCCGCCGACTTCGCGGTGCCGTGGTGGTACCGCAAGGGGTTCACCGCCGACCCGGTTCCGGGTGGGCACACCTTCCTCAAGCTCAACGGCGGCATCCTCTCCCGCGGCGAGGTCTGGCTCAACGGCACCAAGCTCGCGGGGACCGACAAGGTCATCGGCGCCTATCCGATCCGCGAGTTCGACGTGACGAACCTGATCCGCAAGGGCGACAACGCGATCGCGCTGCGGGCGGACTCCGTCGACCCCAAGCGGGACCTGACGATCCACTTCATCGACTGGGCTCAGTTCCCGCCCGACCGCAACCAGGGCATGTTCCGCGATGTCACGCTGGCCGGCTCCGGCGCGGTGGCCCTGCGCAACCTCCGCGTTGACAGCGACCTGCCGCTCCCGAGCCTCACCAGCGCCACCGTCACGGTGAAGGTCGACGCGCGCAACAACACCGACAGGCCGCAGAGCGCCGAGGTCTCCGGCACTGTGGACGGCCAGTCCTTCCGGCAGCAGCTCTCCTTGGGAGCCAAGGAGACCAGGACAGCGACCTTCACGCTGAAGCTGGACAAACCGCGCGTGTGGTGGCCGTTCCAAATGGGCGAGCAGCCCCTGTACGAGGCCTCGGTCTCCGCCACTGTCGGCGGATCTCCCTCCGACGCCGCGAAGACCACCTTCGGCATTCGCGAGATCGACTCGAAGCTCCTGCAGGGCGGACGGCAGTTCTTCGTCAACGGACAGCCGTTCCTGGTGCGCGGTGGCGGCTGGGCGTCGGACCTGTTCCTGCGCACGGACCTGCGCAAGATCGAGGACCAGCTGAAGCTGACCAAGGCGATGGGGATGAACACCATCCGCCTTGAGGGCAAGCCGGAGAACGACGAGTTCTACGACATGGCCGACCGGATGGGCATCATGCTGCTCACCGGCTGGGAGTGCTGCTCGAAGTGGGAGTCCTACGACACCTTCACCGCCGAGGACAACCGCGTCGCCGGTGAGTCGGCGGAGAGCGAGGCGCGCCGCATCCGCAACCACCCCAGCATGATCGGCTTCCTGATCGGTAGCGACTTCGCGCCGCCCGCCGCGCAGGAGAAGATCTACCTGGACGCGCTCAGGCGGGCGGAGTGGAACCTGCCGGTCATCTCCTCCGCCAAGGCGCTCGCCTCGCCGCAGCTGGGCAGTCCCGGCATGAAGATGGAGGGCCCGTACTGGTGGGTCCCGCCGAACTACTGGTACAACAAGCAGAAGGGCGGCGCGTCCGGCTTCGCGTCCGAGATCGGCCCCGGCCCGACCATCCCCGAGCTGGACAGCCTCCGGAAGTTCCTGCCGCCCAACGAGATCGACGCGTTGCGGGACTACAACGCCAAGCACTACCACCTCGCGCCGTCGGACACCTTCAGCAAGCTGTCCTTCTGGGGAACCGCGCTCGACGGCCGCTACGGCAAGCCCACGAGCACCGAAGACCTCGTGCGCAAGGCACAACTGGCCAACTACGAGGTCAACCGCGCGCAGCTGGAGGCGTTCGGCCGCAACTGGTCCGACGCGGACAAGCCGTCGACCGGCGTCATCTACTGGATGCTCAACAGCGCGTGGCCGACGCTGTACTGGAACCTGATCGACCACAACCTGGCGACGGGCGGCTCGTACTTCGGTGCGAAGACCGCGATGCGGCCGCTGCACGTCCAGTACTCCTACGACGACAACTCGCTCGCCGTCGTGAACACGGGACTGCGCGATGTCTCCGGGCTGAGCGTGCAGGCCACCGTGTTCAACCTCGACGGCACGCAGAAGGCCGACATCTCGCAGCCGGTGACGGCGAAGGCGAACGCGTCCGTGCGCGCGGGCGCGCTGCCCCAGCCGGGCGGCCTGTCCAGCACGTACTTCGTGCGGCTGCTGCTCAAGGACGCGTCGGGCAAGGTCGTGGACCGCAACGTCTACTGGCTGTCCACCAAGGCCGACAAGCTGAACTACGCGGGTTCGACCTGGTACCACACGCCGCAGACGGAGTACGCCGATCTGAAGGGGCTCAACAACCTGCCCCAGGGCTCGGTGACCGCGACGGCCCAGACGACCGCCGGGAGCACCAAGGTCACCATCACCAACAACGGTGACAAGGTCGCGTTCTTCGTGCGGGTGTCGCTGCGCGCGGGTGCGGGCGGGCCGGAAGTGCACCCGACGACGTGGTCGGACAACTACGTGACGCTCTGGCCGGGCGAGTCGACCACGGTCACCGCCGACTACCGCCTGTCCGACCTGGGCGGCAAGCCCCCACACGTCCAGGTCTCCGGCCACAACGTCCCGAAGGTCGAGGTCCGCTAA
- a CDS encoding serine hydrolase domain-containing protein, whose translation MTRHEGSMMVRQTGKRRMALVLAATAVLGVPGIAQAGQADTQELLNRYLTHAGPGAAVLAGNTSTSWSVHSGTAVVNTNQPIRRTDRFRIASQTKTFTAAVVLQLVDEGKVALDTAIERYLPGVVTGNGHDGNRVTVRHLLQHTSGIPENQSGPKPKPNPDGTYSLRELVRDGLSRPAVAPPGTRFEYSNTNFQIAGMLIEKISGQSAGDAITDRIIRRLGLTDTRVPKAGDRQLGTPYVHGYAGRRVGPLFFWTDNTTSLEPSLLSTAGDVVSTQTDMTAFARALADGKVVSSSALAEMRKTVPVPGAKAGDSDSYGLGLQHLTLSCGGHAWGHAGDTNGYSSLTMATEDGRYASLVTNTIVMNTTAPTRFAVIDSALCG comes from the coding sequence GTGACGAGACACGAGGGGTCGATGATGGTCAGGCAAACCGGGAAACGCCGGATGGCACTGGTGCTCGCCGCCACCGCCGTGCTGGGCGTGCCCGGAATCGCGCAGGCGGGGCAGGCCGACACGCAGGAACTGCTGAACCGCTATCTCACGCACGCCGGTCCGGGAGCCGCCGTGCTCGCGGGGAACACCTCGACTTCATGGAGCGTGCACAGCGGCACCGCCGTGGTGAACACCAACCAGCCCATCCGGCGGACCGACCGGTTCCGGATCGCCAGCCAAACCAAGACGTTCACCGCCGCCGTGGTGCTCCAGCTGGTCGACGAGGGCAAGGTGGCCCTGGACACCGCGATCGAGCGCTACCTGCCCGGTGTGGTCACCGGCAACGGCCACGACGGCAACCGTGTCACCGTGCGGCACCTCCTGCAGCACACCAGCGGGATCCCGGAGAACCAGTCCGGCCCCAAGCCCAAGCCCAACCCGGACGGTACGTACTCGCTGCGGGAGCTGGTCCGCGACGGGCTGAGCCGGCCTGCGGTCGCACCGCCGGGCACCCGTTTCGAGTACTCCAACACCAACTTCCAGATCGCGGGCATGCTGATCGAGAAGATCAGCGGCCAGTCGGCGGGGGACGCCATTACCGACCGGATCATCCGGCGACTCGGACTGACCGACACCAGAGTCCCGAAAGCCGGAGACCGCCAGCTCGGCACGCCCTACGTGCACGGCTACGCCGGTCGCCGCGTTGGCCCGTTGTTCTTCTGGACCGACAACACCACCTCGCTGGAGCCGTCCCTGCTCAGCACCGCGGGCGATGTGGTGTCGACTCAGACCGACATGACCGCGTTCGCCCGCGCTCTCGCCGACGGCAAGGTCGTCTCCTCCTCCGCCCTCGCCGAGATGCGCAAGACCGTCCCGGTGCCCGGCGCCAAGGCGGGTGACTCCGACAGCTACGGTCTCGGCCTGCAACACCTCACCCTGTCCTGCGGTGGGCACGCGTGGGGGCACGCCGGCGACACCAACGGCTACAGCTCGCTGACCATGGCCACCGAGGATGGCCGGTACGCCTCGCTGGTCACCAACACGATCGTCATGAACACCACCGCTCCGACGCGGTTCGCCGTCATCGACTCCGCGTTGTGCGGGTGA
- a CDS encoding sterol carrier family protein, whose product MSLRKAVDPHELRDAVAAVVPWLDGGPRPDRKTLAAAVRLSLRTLELAAPGHSVEVRVPPFAAVQCVAGPRHTRGTPPNVVETDPLTWLGLVLGRVAWADALEDGRIDASGTRADVSQWLPLVSLKH is encoded by the coding sequence ATGTCGTTGAGGAAGGCTGTCGATCCGCACGAGCTGCGTGACGCGGTCGCGGCCGTCGTGCCCTGGCTGGACGGCGGACCGCGGCCCGACCGCAAGACCCTCGCCGCCGCGGTGCGGCTGAGCCTGCGCACGTTGGAGCTCGCCGCACCCGGCCACAGCGTCGAGGTCCGCGTGCCGCCGTTCGCCGCCGTGCAGTGCGTCGCCGGGCCACGGCACACCCGCGGCACGCCGCCGAACGTCGTCGAGACCGATCCGCTGACCTGGCTCGGGCTCGTCCTGGGCCGTGTTGCGTGGGCCGACGCCCTGGAGGACGGGCGCATCGACGCTTCCGGGACCCGAGCCGACGTTTCGCAGTGGTTGCCGCTCGTCTCACTGAAACACTGA